One window of Paenibacillus albicereus genomic DNA carries:
- a CDS encoding cytochrome ubiquinol oxidase subunit I: MAIDTVLWSKLVTGMTLAFHAIFATIGVGVPLMIAIAEFVGIRKKDPHYILMAKRWSRGFVISVAVGVVTGTAISLQLALVWPNFMKLAGNVIALPLFLEVFAFFFEAIFLGIYLYTWDRFKNPYTHWLLTIPIVIGAGMSAVFITTVNGFMNQPEGFLMDGGVFTAVDPVQAMMNEASFSKVFHVLSSAYLTGAALLAGIAAFTMLKKGVTAYHRKALNLMMGVLLLFGLLNALAGDVSAKFLAEHQPEKLAAAEWHFETEKGADLVLMGWLNAENEIIGALHLPNFLSFLAFGDFNAEVKGLEEFPQEEWPPLLVHYLFDLMVGIGFTLLALSFLYFLFVFWKKRNELNKWMLRAIALGAPLAFVGVELGWFYAELGRQPWIIRGYMTVEEAATSSPQVRLLFFLFLLLYLLLGTTCVLVLRRLFRLNPVETELEKGIGKDKKTEKGEPA; the protein is encoded by the coding sequence ATGGCGATCGATACGGTACTGTGGAGCAAGCTGGTGACAGGAATGACGCTTGCGTTTCACGCTATTTTTGCCACGATTGGTGTCGGGGTTCCGCTGATGATTGCCATTGCGGAATTCGTCGGCATACGCAAGAAGGACCCCCATTATATCTTGATGGCGAAGAGATGGTCGCGAGGGTTCGTCATCTCCGTGGCGGTCGGGGTCGTGACAGGCACGGCGATTTCCCTCCAGTTGGCCCTGGTGTGGCCGAATTTCATGAAGCTGGCGGGAAATGTCATCGCGCTGCCGCTATTTCTGGAAGTTTTCGCTTTCTTTTTCGAAGCCATTTTCCTCGGCATCTATCTCTATACCTGGGATCGGTTCAAAAATCCGTATACCCATTGGCTGCTGACGATTCCGATCGTAATCGGGGCCGGCATGTCCGCGGTGTTCATCACGACCGTCAACGGCTTCATGAATCAGCCGGAAGGCTTTTTGATGGACGGGGGCGTCTTCACGGCGGTAGACCCGGTGCAAGCGATGATGAACGAGGCGAGCTTCTCCAAGGTATTCCATGTCTTGAGCTCGGCCTATTTGACGGGGGCGGCCCTGTTGGCCGGGATCGCGGCCTTTACGATGCTGAAAAAAGGCGTCACCGCCTATCACCGAAAAGCCTTGAACCTGATGATGGGTGTCCTGCTGCTGTTCGGCCTGCTGAACGCATTGGCCGGAGACGTATCCGCCAAGTTTCTGGCCGAGCATCAGCCGGAGAAGCTGGCCGCTGCAGAGTGGCATTTTGAGACCGAAAAAGGCGCGGATCTCGTTCTCATGGGCTGGCTGAACGCAGAGAACGAGATCATAGGAGCCCTCCATCTGCCCAATTTTCTCAGCTTCCTGGCGTTTGGAGACTTCAATGCGGAGGTGAAGGGGCTGGAGGAGTTCCCGCAGGAGGAATGGCCGCCGCTGCTGGTCCATTATTTGTTTGATCTGATGGTCGGTATCGGGTTCACGCTGTTGGCCCTTTCGTTCTTGTACTTCCTTTTTGTCTTCTGGAAAAAGCGCAACGAGCTCAACAAATGGATGCTTCGCGCCATCGCATTGGGAGCGCCGCTTGCATTCGTCGGGGTCGAGTTGGGCTGGTTCTATGCCGAGCTCGGACGGCAGCCATGGATCATCCGAGGCTACATGACCGTGGAGGAAGCCGCTACCTCATCCCCCCAAGTGCGGCTCCTATTCTTCCTGTTCCTCCTTCTGTACCTCTTGCTGGGAACGACTTGCGTGCTCGTGTTGAGGCGCTTGTTCCGCCTGAATCCGGTCGAAACCGAGCTGGAGAAGGGGATCGGAAAGGACAAGAAAACGGAAAAGGGTGAGCCCGCATGA
- the cydD gene encoding thiol reductant ABC exporter subunit CydD translates to MKRNINLISRQMAAQRKRLLLLAVLSLALGAAIVTQAALLAEAVQSIFVQEASLSSVVKLLLLLLAIMAARTLLSYGNGRIGLQIAASAKTDMRANVLRNLVHASMHASMRGQTGGKVSIALDAVDEADSYFSHYLPRMIESAIIPILILTATFALHANSGFILLFTAPFIPIFMILVGLKTKVKSEEKFAQLAEFSGTFLDSLQGMVTLKLFGRARRQQKEIERSSLSYMESTMDILRIAFTNTFMLESIVMLSMGIIALELAIQLLVFHSLSFHTAFFVLLLAPEFYNLLKNAGTAFHGGRTSMGAIRKIEELLAETEQAIGMRDEDEGADSPHGAQEPEPGKPARSGTAPISLPPSLQLDQVRFRHRPDSFELATGSIAIGQGQNIALVGKSGSGKTTLLHLMAGLLKPASGEIRVNGIPLSDYDEEAWFDSISYITQHPYIFAGTLAENIAIGARRDVSREEMEQAAAEAGLAPFAAQLEEGYDTFVGDGGRGLSGGEKQRLALARAFLKRPAVILFDEPTVGLDLHTERILQKSIASLAKTATMVTVAHRLYTIQHADRILFMDDGVLIDSGSHDELLERVPSYAEMVRLQRMGGLA, encoded by the coding sequence GTGAAGAGGAACATCAATCTGATCTCTCGCCAGATGGCTGCGCAAAGGAAGCGGCTCCTTCTTCTTGCGGTCCTTTCGCTCGCGCTTGGCGCAGCCATCGTGACCCAGGCGGCATTGCTCGCGGAAGCCGTCCAGAGCATCTTCGTGCAGGAGGCTTCCCTATCGTCGGTCGTGAAGCTGCTGCTGCTGCTGCTGGCCATCATGGCTGCGCGCACGCTGTTGTCGTATGGAAACGGGAGGATCGGCCTGCAGATCGCCGCAAGCGCCAAGACGGACATGCGGGCAAACGTGCTGCGAAACCTGGTCCATGCCTCCATGCATGCATCGATGCGCGGACAAACCGGAGGAAAGGTGAGCATCGCGCTCGATGCCGTGGATGAAGCGGACTCCTATTTCAGCCATTACTTGCCGCGCATGATCGAGTCCGCGATCATTCCGATCCTGATTTTGACGGCAACGTTTGCTCTGCATGCCAATTCAGGCTTCATCCTGCTGTTCACGGCTCCATTCATCCCGATCTTCATGATTCTAGTCGGGTTGAAGACGAAAGTGAAATCCGAAGAGAAATTTGCCCAGCTGGCCGAGTTCTCGGGTACGTTCCTGGACTCCCTGCAAGGGATGGTCACGTTGAAGCTGTTTGGCCGGGCTCGTCGGCAGCAGAAGGAGATTGAACGCAGCAGCTTGAGCTACATGGAGTCGACGATGGACATTCTTCGGATCGCGTTTACGAACACGTTCATGCTGGAATCCATCGTCATGCTGAGCATGGGGATCATCGCACTGGAGCTCGCCATCCAATTGCTCGTTTTCCATTCCCTAAGCTTCCACACCGCCTTTTTCGTTCTGCTGCTTGCTCCCGAATTCTACAATTTGCTGAAAAACGCGGGAACCGCTTTTCACGGCGGCCGCACAAGCATGGGGGCTATCCGCAAGATCGAGGAGCTGCTTGCGGAAACGGAGCAGGCAATCGGCATGCGGGATGAGGACGAGGGAGCAGATTCACCGCATGGCGCCCAGGAGCCCGAGCCGGGCAAGCCCGCTCGGAGCGGGACGGCCCCTATTTCGCTGCCGCCATCCCTGCAGCTGGATCAGGTCCGATTCCGGCATAGGCCGGATTCATTCGAGCTCGCAACGGGCTCCATCGCCATCGGACAAGGGCAGAACATTGCCCTTGTAGGCAAAAGCGGCTCCGGCAAGACCACGTTGCTCCATCTCATGGCCGGCTTGCTGAAGCCGGCATCCGGAGAGATCAGGGTCAATGGAATTCCGCTGTCCGACTACGACGAGGAAGCATGGTTCGACAGCATCAGCTACATTACCCAGCATCCCTACATCTTCGCGGGCACGCTGGCGGAGAACATCGCCATCGGCGCCAGACGGGATGTATCCAGGGAGGAGATGGAACAAGCGGCTGCGGAGGCCGGGCTTGCTCCGTTTGCCGCCCAGCTGGAGGAGGGCTATGACACCTTTGTCGGGGATGGAGGCAGAGGCTTGTCCGGCGGAGAAAAGCAGAGGCTTGCGCTGGCCCGCGCCTTCTTGAAAAGGCCGGCCGTCATTCTGTTCGATGAGCCGACGGTGGGACTTGATCTGCATACGGAACGGATCCTGCAGAAATCGATCGCTTCGCTGGCCAAGACGGCGACGATGGTCACGGTTGCGCATCGGCTGTATACGATCCAGCATGCCGACCGGATCTTGTTCATGGACGACGGTGTCCTGATCGACTCGGGGAGCCATGACGAGCTTCTGGAGCGGGTGCCTTCCTACGCCGAGATGGTCCGTCTTCAACGAATGGGGGGACTGGCATGA
- the cydC gene encoding thiol reductant ABC exporter subunit CydC, producing the protein MNELAVLSKAMMMERKDIALSIVGGFIAGIAGVVLFSASGYLISQTVFAPPLYTLIVLTALVKLLGLLRAASRYGERLYSHRATFSILSRLRSSYFSRLIPVMPGLLNKKRSGDLLSRIVGDVESLQHYFLRVAYPPIMVIMVFLTTVLMTSLFSVWMAGLFVLGMLVAAFVVPGIVLIGQRRIFGRVRQQRAAVSMEVTEVLYGFRDLKVYGQLQERERQLKQASDVLTAEQQRAAVHLLRGQSMHAFATLFISWGVLALGAYLVAEGELAGVFLAMLVMASLTLFEETAAMATLPAYKEASEHAANRLAESVPSAEEQVLHPSGLLSDDEAVSAELSGVSFRYEGEWRPALNDVTLTLPPGSKTAVVGPSGSGKSTIVELLLKLRLPTDGELRLNDTPVRELDESSVWRSARVVLQQGHFFRGTVRDNLLLDGDSHTDEELSAVLAQVQLHSMKLTDAVYEKGENLSDGEKQRLAVARACLRKGRLWLLDEPTSSMDYVTEQRVLKHLHEQAAEDTLLLISHRLTGLEDMDQIVVMDQGRIVERGTYAELMQRQGIFYEMKQIERQLVSP; encoded by the coding sequence ATGAATGAGCTGGCTGTTCTATCCAAAGCGATGATGATGGAGCGGAAGGATATCGCTCTTTCGATCGTAGGCGGATTCATTGCGGGCATCGCAGGCGTCGTACTCTTCTCCGCAAGCGGGTATCTGATTTCCCAGACCGTATTCGCGCCGCCGCTCTACACCTTGATCGTGCTGACGGCGCTGGTGAAGCTGCTGGGCCTGCTTCGGGCGGCGAGCCGTTATGGAGAGCGCCTCTACTCCCACCGGGCGACGTTTTCCATCCTCAGCCGTTTGCGTTCGTCGTACTTTTCCCGTCTCATTCCTGTCATGCCGGGCCTGTTGAACAAAAAGCGGAGCGGCGACCTGCTCTCGCGCATCGTCGGAGATGTGGAGAGCTTGCAGCATTATTTCCTCCGCGTCGCGTACCCGCCGATCATGGTCATCATGGTCTTTTTGACCACCGTGCTGATGACATCCCTATTTTCAGTTTGGATGGCGGGCTTGTTCGTGCTGGGGATGCTGGTTGCGGCATTTGTCGTCCCTGGGATCGTCTTGATCGGGCAGCGAAGGATATTCGGTCGCGTGCGCCAGCAACGAGCGGCGGTCTCGATGGAAGTGACCGAGGTGCTGTATGGCTTCCGGGATTTGAAAGTGTATGGACAACTCCAGGAGCGCGAGCGGCAGCTCAAGCAGGCTTCGGACGTATTGACGGCCGAGCAGCAGCGTGCGGCCGTCCATCTGCTGCGCGGGCAATCGATGCACGCGTTCGCCACCTTGTTCATTTCCTGGGGCGTGCTTGCTCTAGGCGCGTATTTGGTTGCCGAAGGGGAGCTGGCAGGCGTTTTCCTGGCCATGCTGGTTATGGCTTCGCTGACGCTGTTCGAGGAGACGGCCGCTATGGCCACCTTGCCCGCTTACAAAGAAGCAAGCGAGCATGCGGCCAATAGACTGGCGGAATCGGTTCCGAGCGCCGAGGAGCAGGTTCTTCATCCAAGCGGCCTGCTCTCGGACGACGAGGCGGTATCCGCCGAGCTGTCCGGCGTCTCGTTCCGCTACGAAGGGGAATGGAGGCCGGCGCTGAACGACGTTACCCTCACGCTTCCGCCGGGCTCCAAAACGGCTGTTGTCGGGCCGAGCGGATCGGGAAAATCGACGATCGTCGAGCTTCTGCTCAAGCTGCGCTTGCCGACGGACGGCGAGCTCCGGCTGAACGATACGCCGGTCCGGGAGCTGGATGAATCCAGCGTCTGGCGTTCGGCCCGAGTCGTGCTGCAGCAAGGTCATTTCTTTCGAGGAACGGTCCGGGACAACCTGCTGCTGGACGGAGACTCGCATACCGACGAGGAGCTGTCGGCTGTGCTGGCTCAAGTCCAGCTGCACTCGATGAAGCTGACCGATGCCGTGTACGAAAAAGGAGAGAACTTGTCGGACGGAGAGAAGCAGCGCCTGGCTGTCGCTCGCGCATGCCTCCGGAAGGGAAGGCTCTGGCTGCTGGACGAGCCGACATCCTCGATGGACTATGTGACCGAGCAGCGCGTATTGAAGCATCTGCATGAACAGGCGGCAGAGGATACGTTGCTTCTAATCTCCCACCGGCTGACCGGACTGGAGGATATGGATCAGATCGTCGTCATGGATCAAGGCAGGATCGTGGAGAGAGGCACCTATGCGGAGCTGATGCAGCGGCAAGGCATCTTTTATGAGATGAAGCAGATCGAGCGGCAGTTGGTGTCCCCATAG
- a CDS encoding cytochrome d ubiquinol oxidase subunit II — MMSYELIGISVLWLFLYGYLIVASIDFGAGFFAFYARLTKQDHLINRLISRYLSPVWEITNVFFVFFYIGIVGFFPDTAYYYGSALLVPGSIAVILLAIRGSFYAFENYGSKKNLVFLFLYGATGLFIPASLSVALTLSEGGFILKQGETVSLDYWALLSSPLSWSIVGLAIVSVLFISGTFLAFYASRAEDKPALALMRTYALFWSTPTIIVALTAFIYIGQHNDRHFQNMMDLWWLLALSVAFFMVAMWLLYHGRRYGLAFICVMLQFFCAFFAYGIGQYPYILDPYITIQSSATSPSMGMALVIAFIGGLCLLIPSLILVFKLFLFDADYVKGKK; from the coding sequence ATGATGAGTTACGAACTGATCGGCATCTCGGTGCTCTGGCTGTTCCTGTACGGCTATCTCATCGTGGCCTCGATTGATTTCGGAGCCGGCTTCTTCGCCTTCTACGCACGCTTGACGAAGCAGGATCATCTCATCAATCGATTGATTTCCCGGTATCTCTCCCCGGTATGGGAAATTACCAATGTCTTCTTCGTCTTCTTCTACATCGGGATCGTAGGATTTTTTCCGGATACGGCCTATTATTACGGGTCCGCGCTCCTCGTTCCAGGGAGCATCGCGGTCATTCTGCTCGCCATACGCGGCTCGTTCTATGCGTTCGAGAATTACGGCTCGAAAAAGAACCTTGTGTTCCTGTTTTTATATGGCGCGACGGGCTTGTTCATACCGGCTTCCTTGTCGGTCGCGCTGACGCTCTCCGAGGGCGGCTTCATCCTCAAGCAGGGCGAGACCGTTTCCCTGGATTACTGGGCCTTGCTTTCAAGCCCGCTGTCCTGGAGCATTGTCGGACTGGCGATCGTATCGGTCTTGTTCATCAGCGGCACCTTCCTGGCCTTCTACGCTTCCCGCGCCGAGGACAAGCCTGCACTGGCATTGATGAGGACCTATGCCCTGTTTTGGAGCACGCCCACGATCATCGTCGCTCTCACGGCTTTCATCTACATCGGCCAACACAACGATCGGCATTTTCAAAATATGATGGACCTGTGGTGGCTTCTGGCGCTTTCCGTCGCCTTCTTCATGGTCGCGATGTGGCTGCTCTACCATGGACGCCGCTATGGACTGGCCTTCATCTGCGTCATGCTGCAATTTTTCTGTGCCTTCTTCGCTTATGGCATCGGGCAATATCCTTACATTCTCGATCCCTACATTACGATTCAAAGCAGCGCCACTTCGCCTTCGATGGGCATGGCGCTGGTCATTGCCTTCATCGGAGGGCTGTGCCTGCTGATCCCTTCCCTCATTCTGGTCTTCAAGCTGTTCCTGTTCGATGCGGATTATGTAAAAGGCAAAAAATAA
- a CDS encoding diguanylate cyclase domain-containing protein, with product MKENKPYKEEAALDRTLLNDSEYERQGSRIDLTNCDKEPIHIPGSIQPHGALLAVTRDERPVIVQASLSTERLFGLRAEALVGQPLARLLGPDKAAEVARLDPNAAVTSDLQYIQCPIRQEDGGEIPFIGIVHESEGLLLLELEPFEEDIGPSLHDFQWINTFFSRIKRASSRIEASQAAADQVKEMLGYDRVMIYEFDDEWNGKVIAEAKEEGLEPFLGHHYPASDIPKQARALYLRNWLRTIVDVGYEPSAIVPTVQPLTGRPLNLSLSSLRSVSPLHIEYLQNMGVAATTTISLIREGELWGLITCHHYAPKYVPHRVRNLCNFLGTFFSNELYQRQQLDEYEQTLGIRSAAGKLAGLFSGNALRTMQKVEQSQQQLMDLLGASGMAVCFRDKLQLFGTTPAASQIRKLAGWMGAQSVDYAFHTSKLGQDYAPAAAYADKASGAVFLALSPGMQHYILWFRPEQLQIVEWAGDPAKAVIQSDDGVRLSPRKSFEKWREVVKGKSVAWKESELSALQELKSIVQRETEHQLAQAEEQALQNARVLRDNENRYLQLMEYSPVPFLTVTDGRIVYANHQAGELLGCESALELVGCRILEFHEERARSALGKRLDSLSQNAALLDAYRGMFVPKVGSPVELDLSLASVIHGGEPSVMVVAKEVKAEPEQKENFSHSASQLASYVTSDSLTDLPSRLTFERDLEADWSDAELAGEPLSLLLVDIDDFRAYNALHGLRGGDLCLQWVADALGVIARQHGAYLARMTADTFVLKLRSDADAAARLAEEIRSSVLSLQIPRDGASSGFITVGTGTATARPADGEAPAWLLGAAQDALRQAKAAGESRGEGASAD from the coding sequence ATGAAGGAAAACAAGCCTTATAAAGAGGAAGCGGCGCTCGACCGCACGCTCCTGAACGATTCGGAGTACGAGCGGCAAGGGTCGCGGATCGATCTGACCAACTGCGACAAGGAGCCGATCCATATTCCCGGCAGCATCCAGCCTCACGGAGCCCTGCTGGCCGTGACGCGGGACGAGCGTCCGGTCATCGTGCAGGCGAGTCTCAGCACGGAACGGCTCTTCGGACTGCGGGCGGAAGCGCTCGTCGGCCAGCCGCTCGCACGGCTGCTCGGACCGGACAAGGCGGCGGAGGTCGCGCGCCTCGATCCGAACGCGGCCGTGACCTCCGACTTGCAGTATATCCAGTGCCCGATCCGTCAGGAGGACGGAGGCGAGATTCCGTTCATCGGCATCGTGCACGAGAGCGAGGGACTGCTCCTGCTGGAGCTGGAGCCGTTCGAGGAGGATATCGGACCGTCCCTCCACGATTTTCAGTGGATCAACACGTTCTTCTCCCGCATCAAGCGGGCGTCCAGCCGGATCGAGGCCAGCCAGGCGGCGGCGGACCAGGTCAAGGAGATGCTCGGCTACGACCGGGTCATGATCTACGAATTCGACGACGAATGGAACGGCAAGGTCATCGCCGAGGCCAAGGAGGAAGGGCTGGAGCCGTTTCTCGGGCATCACTATCCGGCTTCAGACATTCCGAAGCAGGCGAGGGCGCTGTACTTGCGCAACTGGCTGAGGACGATCGTCGACGTCGGCTACGAGCCTTCGGCCATCGTGCCGACGGTGCAGCCGCTGACCGGCAGGCCGCTCAACCTGAGCCTGTCGTCGCTGCGCAGCGTCTCGCCTCTGCACATCGAGTACTTGCAGAACATGGGCGTGGCGGCGACGACCACGATCTCGCTCATCCGCGAAGGGGAGCTGTGGGGCCTCATCACCTGCCACCATTACGCGCCCAAGTACGTCCCTCATCGGGTGCGCAATCTGTGCAACTTCCTCGGCACGTTCTTCTCCAACGAGCTGTATCAGCGCCAGCAGCTTGACGAGTACGAGCAGACGCTCGGCATCCGTTCGGCGGCGGGCAAGCTGGCGGGGCTGTTCTCGGGCAATGCGCTGCGGACGATGCAGAAGGTCGAGCAAAGCCAGCAGCAGCTGATGGACCTGCTCGGAGCAAGCGGCATGGCCGTCTGCTTCCGCGACAAGCTGCAGCTGTTCGGCACGACGCCGGCGGCCTCGCAGATTCGCAAGCTGGCGGGCTGGATGGGAGCTCAGTCGGTCGATTACGCGTTCCATACGTCCAAGCTCGGCCAGGACTACGCGCCTGCCGCCGCATATGCGGACAAGGCTTCGGGAGCGGTGTTCCTGGCGCTCTCGCCGGGGATGCAGCATTATATCCTGTGGTTCCGTCCGGAGCAGCTCCAGATCGTCGAGTGGGCGGGCGACCCCGCCAAGGCGGTCATCCAGAGCGACGACGGCGTGCGGCTGTCGCCGCGCAAGTCGTTCGAGAAGTGGCGAGAGGTCGTGAAGGGCAAGTCGGTCGCCTGGAAGGAATCGGAGCTGAGCGCGCTGCAGGAGCTGAAGTCGATCGTGCAGCGGGAGACGGAGCATCAGCTGGCGCAGGCCGAGGAGCAGGCGCTGCAGAACGCGCGCGTTCTGCGCGACAACGAGAACCGTTACCTGCAGCTGATGGAGTATTCCCCCGTCCCGTTCCTGACCGTAACGGACGGACGCATCGTCTATGCGAACCATCAGGCGGGAGAGCTGCTCGGCTGCGAATCCGCCCTGGAGCTGGTCGGCTGCCGCATCCTCGAGTTCCACGAGGAGCGCGCGCGAAGCGCGCTCGGCAAGCGGCTGGACAGCCTGAGCCAAAATGCCGCCCTGCTGGATGCGTACCGAGGCATGTTCGTGCCCAAGGTCGGCAGCCCGGTCGAGCTGGACCTGTCGCTGGCCTCCGTCATCCACGGCGGCGAGCCGTCCGTGATGGTCGTCGCCAAGGAAGTGAAGGCGGAGCCGGAGCAGAAGGAGAACTTCTCGCATAGCGCGAGCCAGCTGGCAAGCTACGTGACGAGCGATTCGCTCACCGACCTGCCGAGCCGGCTGACGTTCGAGCGGGATCTGGAAGCCGACTGGAGCGATGCGGAGCTTGCCGGCGAGCCGCTGTCGCTGCTGCTCGTCGACATCGACGACTTCAGGGCGTACAACGCGCTGCACGGACTGCGCGGAGGCGACCTGTGCCTGCAATGGGTGGCCGACGCTCTCGGCGTCATCGCCCGTCAGCATGGCGCCTACTTGGCGCGGATGACGGCGGATACGTTCGTCCTGAAGCTGCGCAGCGATGCGGATGCGGCGGCACGGCTCGCCGAGGAGATCCGCAGCAGCGTGCTGTCGCTGCAGATTCCGCGCGACGGCGCGAGCTCCGGCTTCATCACCGTCGGCACCGGCACGGCCACGGCGCGTCCGGCGGACGGCGAGGCGCCGGCATGGCTGCTGGGGGCGGCCCAGGATGCGCTGCGTCAGGCCAAGGCGGCGGGCGAGAGCCGTGGCGAGGGCGCTTCCGCGGACTAG
- a CDS encoding biliverdin-producing heme oxygenase — protein sequence MGSTIMERLRQETAEQHERMEENRYARGIMAGSLDRAGYRRYLELFYGFIRPAEERIYPDAQLQAQGLDEGARRKAPLLERDLQALGLGADEIGRLPRCGELPDLSTPARKLGYLYVLEGSTLGGQIISRKLAASLGLEPDSGLRYFHAYGDDTRSRWLEMRSLIQQGSQGQEDETVAAARETFALLERWVEASA from the coding sequence ATGGGCAGCACGATAATGGAAAGGCTTCGCCAAGAGACGGCGGAGCAGCACGAACGGATGGAAGAAAACCGCTATGCTCGCGGCATCATGGCCGGCTCGCTGGACCGGGCCGGGTATCGGCGATATTTGGAGCTGTTCTACGGCTTCATCCGGCCTGCCGAGGAGCGGATCTATCCGGATGCTCAGCTGCAAGCCCAGGGGCTGGACGAAGGAGCTCGCCGCAAGGCGCCGCTGCTGGAACGCGATCTGCAGGCGCTCGGCCTCGGCGCGGACGAGATCGGCCGCCTGCCGCGCTGCGGGGAGCTGCCCGACCTGAGCACGCCTGCGCGCAAGCTCGGTTACCTGTACGTGCTCGAAGGCTCGACGCTCGGCGGGCAGATCATCTCCCGCAAGCTGGCGGCCAGCCTCGGCCTGGAGCCGGACAGCGGACTTCGTTATTTTCACGCCTACGGAGACGACACCCGCAGCCGCTGGCTGGAGATGAGAAGCCTCATCCAGCAAGGCTCGCAGGGGCAGGAGGACGAGACGGTCGCCGCCGCGAGGGAGACGTTCGCGCTGCTGGAGCGTTGGGTGGAAGCCTCCGCCTGA
- the uxaC gene encoding glucuronate isomerase — translation MSFLNDDFLLTTDTARRLYHGHAAGQPILDYHCHLDPKEIYEDKPFRNLTEAWLAGDHYKWRLMRANGVPEELITGDAPDYDKFLAWARTLPHAIGNPLYAWTHLELRRFFGIDERLSEQTAPDIWERANALLATDAFRRRSLIKRSQVRVVCTTDDPADSLEHHRLLREEESGFAVYPTFRPDQAMNLHAEGFASWIGRLEQAAGTAVGSYADLVRALRARAVFFHGQGCRLSDHALDTLVYGEAEPEELERIFAKAMRGERIDEAEKTAYRTALLLELIGMYAEQGWTMQLHLHASRNNNTPMHRRLGPDAGYDAIQDQPLAGALSKLMDRAEQASGLPRTILYSLNPNDYPALLALMGCFQKDVPGKMQLGSGWWYNDTREGMRRQLTMLADHGLLGRFVGMLTDSRSFLSYTRHEYFRRVLCELLGEYAARGEAPDDDETLGALVEDVSYGNAARYFGFGPG, via the coding sequence ATGAGCTTTCTGAACGACGACTTCCTGCTGACGACCGACACCGCGCGCCGCTTGTACCACGGCCATGCCGCGGGGCAGCCGATCCTCGACTACCACTGCCATCTCGATCCGAAAGAAATCTACGAAGACAAGCCGTTCCGCAATCTGACCGAAGCCTGGCTCGCGGGTGACCACTACAAGTGGCGGCTGATGCGCGCGAACGGCGTGCCCGAGGAGCTCATCACCGGCGACGCGCCCGATTACGACAAGTTCCTCGCCTGGGCGCGCACGCTTCCGCACGCGATCGGCAATCCGCTCTACGCCTGGACCCATCTGGAGCTGCGGCGCTTCTTCGGCATCGACGAGCGGCTCAGCGAGCAGACCGCGCCGGACATCTGGGAGCGGGCGAACGCGCTGCTGGCGACCGATGCGTTCCGCCGGCGCAGCCTCATCAAGCGCTCCCAGGTGCGCGTCGTCTGCACGACCGACGATCCGGCCGACAGCCTGGAGCATCATCGCCTGCTGCGGGAAGAGGAGAGCGGGTTCGCCGTCTACCCGACGTTCCGTCCCGACCAGGCGATGAACCTCCATGCGGAGGGCTTCGCTTCCTGGATCGGACGGCTGGAGCAGGCGGCCGGAACCGCTGTCGGCAGCTATGCCGACCTGGTTCGGGCGCTGCGGGCAAGGGCGGTCTTTTTTCACGGACAGGGCTGCCGGCTGTCGGATCATGCGCTCGATACGCTCGTCTACGGCGAGGCGGAGCCGGAGGAGCTGGAGCGGATCTTTGCCAAAGCAATGCGCGGAGAACGGATCGACGAGGCGGAGAAGACCGCCTACCGGACGGCGCTGCTGCTGGAGCTGATCGGCATGTACGCGGAGCAGGGCTGGACGATGCAGCTGCATCTCCATGCCAGCCGCAACAACAACACGCCTATGCATCGCCGCCTCGGTCCGGACGCCGGCTACGACGCGATCCAGGACCAGCCGCTGGCCGGCGCGCTGTCGAAGCTGATGGACCGGGCCGAGCAGGCGAGCGGCCTGCCGCGCACGATCCTCTACTCGCTCAATCCGAACGACTACCCGGCGCTGCTCGCGCTCATGGGCTGCTTCCAAAAGGACGTGCCCGGCAAGATGCAGCTCGGCTCCGGCTGGTGGTACAACGATACGCGCGAGGGGATGCGCCGCCAGCTGACGATGCTGGCCGACCACGGCCTGCTCGGCCGCTTCGTCGGCATGCTGACCGATTCGCGCAGCTTCCTCTCCTACACGCGGCACGAATACTTCCGGCGCGTGCTGTGCGAGCTGCTGGGCGAGTACGCCGCCCGCGGCGAGGCGCCGGACGACGACGAGACGCTCGGCGCGCTCGTCGAGGACGTCTCGTACGGCAACGCCGCCCGCTACTTCGGCTTCGGACCCGGCTGA
- a CDS encoding DUF423 domain-containing protein, whose product MFPRYLAFGALYALVGVALGAFGAHGLEDHVEPDRLEIFETGVRYQMYHAIGLILLAFAASMLGDRKPLRLAGRLMQAGIWIFSGSLYVLVLSGVTWLGAITPIGGVCFIAAWGIAAWSAWRARGEG is encoded by the coding sequence ATGTTTCCCCGCTACCTCGCCTTCGGCGCCCTCTACGCTCTCGTAGGCGTCGCCCTCGGCGCGTTCGGCGCCCACGGCCTGGAGGATCATGTGGAGCCCGATCGGCTCGAGATCTTCGAAACGGGCGTGCGCTATCAGATGTACCACGCGATCGGCCTCATCCTGCTCGCCTTCGCCGCGAGCATGCTGGGCGACCGGAAGCCGCTCCGCCTCGCCGGCCGCCTCATGCAGGCCGGTATCTGGATCTTCTCCGGCAGCCTGTACGTGCTCGTCCTGAGCGGCGTCACCTGGCTCGGCGCGATTACGCCGATCGGAGGCGTCTGCTTCATCGCCGCTTGGGGGATCGCCGCCTGGAGCGCCTGGCGGGCGAGAGGAGAAGGCTGA